A part of Synechococcus sp. KORDI-49 genomic DNA contains:
- a CDS encoding PH domain-containing protein codes for MTTTNEQIHYEGGPARGDLIFNLLLGITLIGLPFTIGAVVRSLWLRFRITNRRVSVSGGWMGRDKTQVVYSQIKEVRSVPRGLGAWGDMVLVLSDGSRLELRSMPNFRETEAYILERMAERRSSPQAGQAVEGFAA; via the coding sequence ATGACCACCACCAATGAGCAGATCCACTACGAGGGTGGACCTGCCAGAGGAGATCTGATCTTCAACCTGCTGCTGGGGATCACCCTGATCGGCCTCCCCTTCACCATCGGAGCGGTGGTCAGGTCCCTGTGGCTGCGCTTCCGGATCACCAACCGGCGCGTCTCCGTCAGCGGCGGCTGGATGGGACGGGACAAAACCCAGGTTGTGTATTCCCAGATCAAGGAGGTCCGCAGCGTTCCCCGGGGCTTGGGTGCCTGGGGAGACATGGTGCTGGTGCTCAGTGACGGTTCCCGTCTCGAACTCCGCTCAATGCCCAACTTCCGCGAGACGGAGGCCTACATCCTCGAGCGGATGGCCGAACGCCGATCGTCGCCACAAGCCGGCCAGGCGGTCGAGGGATTCGCCGCCTGA
- the rnpA gene encoding ribonuclease P protein component, translated as MALPASMRLRGHRCFNRLHRTGRRHHGQLLVLRVVQAEVRLLRPELRRQPDVSCRCALVISSKVSKRAVKRNRLRRRLHDHLRQRLESRQDLAGLWLLFSLRPEAGEVDPSQLLKECDSLLRDAGLEG; from the coding sequence ATGGCACTCCCCGCGTCCATGCGTCTCAGGGGACACCGCTGCTTCAACCGCCTGCACCGCACCGGTCGTCGCCATCACGGGCAATTGCTGGTGCTGAGGGTGGTGCAGGCAGAGGTGCGTCTGCTCCGGCCTGAACTCCGTCGTCAGCCCGACGTGAGCTGCCGATGCGCCTTGGTGATCAGCAGCAAGGTGAGCAAACGCGCCGTGAAGCGCAACCGGCTGAGACGTCGGCTGCATGACCATCTGCGCCAGCGACTGGAATCCCGGCAGGACCTGGCCGGACTGTGGCTGCTCTTCAGTCTGCGTCCGGAGGCTGGGGAGGTGGATCCGTCGCAACTGCTCAAGGAATGCGACAGTCTTCTGAGAGATGCCGGGCTGGAAGGATGA
- the rpmH gene encoding 50S ribosomal protein L34, translated as MTKRTLGGTSRKRKRVSGFRVRMRSHTGRRVIRTRRKRGRSRLAV; from the coding sequence ATGACCAAACGCACCCTGGGAGGAACAAGCCGCAAACGCAAGCGGGTGTCCGGTTTCCGCGTCCGCATGCGTTCCCACACGGGCCGTCGCGTGATCCGCACCCGCAGGAAACGGGGGCGTTCGCGACTGGCGGTCTGA
- a CDS encoding DUF2808 domain-containing protein — protein MLRNLFLRLLPAGTIAGLVLAPALIAPQSAPVRAQGTPGLMEFRWDTDRDYRKLYYYLTSTLPDERATWYLTLRAKDRKTAILKLTVTVPDYFDSKLKTERMAVCRMSKGGMMHRTKCIEEIPATIEINKQQTAIEVFPDKPIPVEGDYALRIKLFNPEGKRMYQLNALIQAPGDVPMSGYVGSWLIDMD, from the coding sequence ATGCTCCGCAACCTGTTTCTCCGTCTGCTGCCGGCGGGGACGATCGCCGGCCTCGTGCTGGCCCCGGCATTGATTGCACCTCAGTCCGCGCCGGTCCGAGCCCAGGGCACGCCTGGTCTGATGGAGTTCCGCTGGGACACCGACCGGGACTACCGGAAGCTGTATTACTACCTGACCTCAACCCTGCCGGACGAACGCGCCACCTGGTATCTGACCCTGCGGGCCAAGGACCGCAAGACCGCCATCCTCAAGCTGACGGTGACCGTTCCCGATTACTTCGACTCGAAGTTGAAGACGGAACGCATGGCGGTCTGCCGCATGAGCAAGGGCGGAATGATGCACCGCACCAAATGCATCGAGGAGATTCCAGCCACCATCGAGATCAACAAGCAGCAGACCGCCATCGAGGTGTTCCCGGACAAGCCGATTCCGGTGGAGGGTGATTACGCCTTGCGGATCAAGCTGTTCAACCCGGAAGGCAAGCGGATGTACCAGCTCAACGCGCTGATTCAGGCCCCCGGCGACGTGCCCATGTCCGGCTACGTCGGCAGCTGGCTGATCGACATGGACTGA
- the aroH gene encoding chorismate mutase, which produces MSGTLLQLIGLRGATTCPENSSDAIQKAVADLIDALVDRNDLSADRIVSVTFSVTGDLNACFPAAVARSRRGWDRVALLDCQQMAVAGDLERCIRVLALAWLPEGQLPVHPYLEGARMLRPDRSGHN; this is translated from the coding sequence ATGAGCGGCACCCTCCTGCAGCTGATCGGTCTGCGCGGAGCCACCACCTGTCCCGAAAACAGCTCAGACGCGATCCAGAAGGCCGTTGCCGACCTGATCGATGCCCTGGTCGATCGCAACGACCTCAGCGCGGACCGGATTGTGTCAGTGACCTTCTCCGTCACCGGGGATCTGAACGCCTGCTTTCCCGCTGCCGTCGCCCGCAGTCGCCGCGGCTGGGACCGGGTGGCGCTTCTGGACTGCCAGCAGATGGCCGTCGCGGGGGATCTGGAACGTTGCATCCGCGTTCTGGCCCTGGCGTGGCTGCCGGAAGGGCAGCTGCCGGTTCACCCCTATCTCGAAGGTGCCCGGATGCTCCGGCCGGACAGATCCGGTCACAACTGA
- the sppA gene encoding signal peptide peptidase SppA, with protein MAWPWRRKSRRKMARVVLDGPITGATRLRVLKALREVGEREFPALLLRIDSPGGTVGDSQEIHAALMRLRDKGCKVVASFGNISASGGVYVGVAAETIVANPGTITGSIGVILRGNDLSRVFERIGIRFDTVKSGPFKDILSPDRPLSDAERALLQELIDSSYDQFVGVVADGRGMSREAVKAFADGRVFSGAQAKELGLVDELGDEEHARRLAARLAELDEELRPVTLGKSRRKLTGLLPGSQLIQQLQNRLCIELMGSGQVLWLYRP; from the coding sequence ATGGCCTGGCCGTGGCGTCGTAAATCCCGCCGGAAGATGGCCCGAGTCGTTCTCGACGGACCCATCACAGGCGCCACCCGGTTGCGGGTGCTCAAGGCCTTGAGGGAGGTCGGCGAGCGGGAATTCCCTGCCCTGTTGCTGCGGATCGACAGCCCAGGGGGCACCGTCGGTGACAGCCAGGAGATTCACGCCGCCCTGATGAGGCTGCGGGACAAGGGCTGCAAGGTGGTGGCCAGCTTCGGCAACATCTCCGCCTCCGGCGGTGTGTATGTGGGGGTGGCCGCCGAGACGATCGTCGCGAATCCCGGCACGATCACCGGCTCCATCGGGGTGATCCTGCGTGGCAACGATCTCTCGCGAGTGTTCGAGCGGATCGGAATCCGCTTCGACACGGTGAAGAGCGGACCGTTCAAGGACATCCTCTCGCCGGATCGACCGCTCAGCGACGCGGAACGGGCTCTGCTTCAGGAGCTCATCGACAGCAGCTACGACCAGTTCGTCGGCGTCGTCGCGGACGGTCGCGGCATGAGCCGTGAGGCCGTCAAGGCCTTCGCCGACGGTCGGGTGTTCAGCGGTGCTCAGGCCAAGGAACTCGGTCTGGTCGATGAGCTCGGGGATGAGGAACATGCCCGTCGACTCGCGGCCCGACTGGCGGAGCTGGATGAGGAGCTGCGTCCGGTGACACTCGGTAAGAGTCGCCGCAAACTCACCGGCCTCCTGCCGGGGTCTCAGCTGATCCAGCAACTTCAGAACCGTCTCTGCATCGAGCTCATGGGGAGCGGTCAGGTTCTCTGGCTGTATCGACCATGA
- a CDS encoding DMT family transporter yields the protein MPTSARWLLMVLPFALWGTAMTAMAPLIPTGGPWLVASLRLLPAGIAVLLWVRASGRSLRIDSRDLGWFGLFTLVDACLFQAVLVRGLEQTGAGLGSVLIDSQPLMVALLARALFAESINPVGWLGLGLGLAGVLCLGVPADLLRHWWLLAERPAMQDLLQAGEAWMLLAALAMAFGTVLIRFASRHSDPVVTTGWHMLLGSLPLLLLSCLERGFAPPAWSGFDWTRMAFASLLGSALAYGLFFWFASRRDLTGFSSLGFLTPVFALATGGWFLGERLAPLQWFGVFLVLLSVLCVSQRRRLWEPAESQAA from the coding sequence ATGCCAACCTCCGCCCGCTGGCTGCTGATGGTGCTTCCATTCGCGTTGTGGGGCACGGCGATGACGGCGATGGCCCCGCTGATCCCGACGGGCGGCCCCTGGCTCGTGGCCAGTCTCCGCCTGCTTCCTGCCGGAATCGCGGTGCTCCTGTGGGTGCGTGCCTCGGGGCGCTCCCTGCGCATCGATTCGAGGGACCTGGGCTGGTTCGGCCTCTTCACCCTGGTGGATGCCTGCCTGTTTCAGGCCGTGCTGGTCCGCGGTCTGGAGCAGACCGGAGCGGGTCTCGGCTCGGTGCTGATCGACTCTCAGCCTCTGATGGTCGCGCTGCTCGCCAGGGCTCTGTTCGCTGAGTCGATCAATCCTGTGGGCTGGCTGGGGCTGGGCCTCGGCCTGGCTGGCGTTCTCTGTCTGGGGGTGCCTGCTGACCTGTTGCGTCACTGGTGGCTGCTGGCGGAGCGGCCCGCGATGCAGGACCTGCTGCAGGCAGGAGAGGCCTGGATGCTGCTGGCCGCTCTGGCGATGGCGTTTGGCACTGTGTTGATCCGCTTCGCTTCGCGTCACAGTGATCCGGTGGTCACCACCGGCTGGCACATGCTTCTGGGCAGCCTCCCGCTTCTGCTTCTCTCCTGTCTTGAACGTGGGTTCGCGCCCCCTGCCTGGAGCGGTTTCGACTGGACACGCATGGCCTTCGCCAGCCTCCTGGGCAGTGCCCTGGCCTACGGCCTGTTCTTCTGGTTCGCCAGCCGGCGGGATCTCACCGGTTTCAGCAGTCTTGGATTTCTCACACCGGTGTTCGCCCTGGCCACCGGTGGCTGGTTCCTGGGCGAGCGACTGGCGCCGCTGCAATGGTTCGGGGTGTTTCTGGTGCTGTTGTCCGTGCTCTGCGTCAGTCAGCGAAGACGCCTCTGGGAGCCTGCGGAGTCTCAAGCGGCATGA